The window TTAAAAAGGCGCCGGCTGTCGATGATGATGTCATTGATGGCAACGTCGGCAACCAGCCAGGGCACGAGTTTTCCCTGGAGAATTTTTACAATCTCACTAATCGTAAACTTCTGGCTCTGCATGGAATTTTAAAGTTTATCATTAAAAATTTGACACACAAAATCTAAATTCCAAATGTCAATAAAATAAAATTCAATAGGCAAAGCCTATAGAAATAGAAAGGACGAGGCTGAGCCTCGTCCACACCGGCTACGAAACATAGTGGCACAGAAAATTCATGAACTTTCTCTACAACAACGTTAACCTGATAACCCGACAACTTCCCCGTTGCTATCGACTGTTATTTCCGTTGTCGTTATCGTCTTCATCGAGCGGATTAGCGTTTGACAGATCAAACTCGGTGCGATTGCGGAAAATGTCGCAGGCAAGATATACAGCCGCACGCATGCTAACCTCGCTGGCTTTGTCCTTTCCGGCGATATCATAGGCTGTGCCGTGAGCCGGCGAAGTGCGAATAATGGGCAGGCCGGCGGTATAGTTTACACCGCTGTCGAAAGCCAGCGCCTTGAAAGGCACCAACCCCTGATCGTGGTACATGGCCAGAATACCGTCGAACTGCATGTATTGACTGGTGGCAAAAAAACCGTCGGCAGGATAAGGGCCAAAGACCAGCATGCCATCATCGAAAGCTTTTGCTATGGCCGGAATGATAATCTCCTGCTCTTCTTTGCCAAGCAGCCCGTTGTCGCCGGCATGTGGGTTGAGTCCCAACAGAGCGATACGCGGTTTTACAATGCCAAAATCACGTCGCAATGTATCGTGCATGATCTGCAACTTGTTGAGGATAAGATTTTCGTTGAGTGCGTTCGGAACATCGCGCAAAGGAATGTGGCCTGTAACAACTCCTATGCGGAAACCGCCGCTCACCATCAGCATCAGGAAGTTATCAACATTATAACGACTTGCAAAAAACTCTGTGTGTCCGGGGAAATCAAAATCTTTGGACTGGATGTTTTTCTTGTTGATTGGCGCGGTAACAATGGCATCAATCTCACCGCGATCCATCGACTCCACAGCTGCTTTGAGGGAGAGGTAAGCCATCTCACCACTCGTTTCGGTAGCTACACCCAGTTGTATTTTCACCTCCTGATCGTCGATGTTTACAATGTTAGCACGGGAAGGATTGGTAGCGTCAGCTTTTTTAACAAGATTAAAATTGAAATCCTTTACATTAAGTGTCTTGCGGTGATAAGAGGCTACTTTGGAATTACCAAAAACCACCGGGTTGATCATTTCCATGATACGTTTGTCCATCAGTGTTTTTATAATCACTTCGTAACCTATGCCGTTGATGTCGCCGTGGGTAAATCCGATGCGAACCTGATATTCCGGTTCGGTAGGTGTTAAATATTCGCTCATGCTCTGTATATTTTTGCCGCAAAGATAAACGAAATGCTGAAGGCTGTTGTGTGATGTTGGTTAGATGTCCGATAAAATAAATTGAAGAGAAAAGTAATCGCAGCAAAATTCCTTCACAAAAGAGGCGGAATTAATCCGCAAAAAAGCTCCTATAAAAACGTCAAACAATCAGTGAGTTGGCATTAGCTTTGTAATCTGATGTTTTGATAAAAACCCATTAGATAAAGTTTAGAAAAATGAAAACAAACAAAATAGCAATGCTGCTAATGATGCTTTTGTTGGCACCAGCAGCCAATGCACAGGATATGATTATCAACTACAGCTCCGACACGCTTCGCTGCAAAGTGAAAGAAGTGGGCAGCGAAGAGGTGAAATACATCCGATTTGACTATCCGGCAGATGTGCTTTTTACAATGGACACCGAAAAAATTCAGAAGCTGATTTTTGAAAATGGACAGGAGCTTACTTTTATCACAGGAATCGACAATCCGACTCATTACCTGGATCAAAACAAAAATGTGCTGAAGGTAGATTTCCTGGCCCCACTTACCGGCAACACCACGC is drawn from Bacteroidales bacterium and contains these coding sequences:
- the pdxA gene encoding 4-hydroxythreonine-4-phosphate dehydrogenase PdxA produces the protein MSEYLTPTEPEYQVRIGFTHGDINGIGYEVIIKTLMDKRIMEMINPVVFGNSKVASYHRKTLNVKDFNFNLVKKADATNPSRANIVNIDDQEVKIQLGVATETSGEMAYLSLKAAVESMDRGEIDAIVTAPINKKNIQSKDFDFPGHTEFFASRYNVDNFLMLMVSGGFRIGVVTGHIPLRDVPNALNENLILNKLQIMHDTLRRDFGIVKPRIALLGLNPHAGDNGLLGKEEQEIIIPAIAKAFDDGMLVFGPYPADGFFATSQYMQFDGILAMYHDQGLVPFKALAFDSGVNYTAGLPIIRTSPAHGTAYDIAGKDKASEVSMRAAVYLACDIFRNRTEFDLSNANPLDEDDNDNGNNSR